One genomic window of Halorhabdus sp. CBA1104 includes the following:
- the rpe gene encoding ribulose-phosphate 3-epimerase has protein sequence MRIAPSILAADFADLSGAVEAVDSVELLHLDVMDGHFVPNISFGPPVIESLRSRTDVYFDTHLMIEQPDRYVDAFATAGADRLTVHAEACEDTAAVVDQIHDADLDAGVAINPDTPVETIEPLLDDIDLALVMTVQPGFGGQSFMHETVEKVERLAALSDVEIEVDGGVDSETGPECATAGADTFVIGSSLFGREDVPAALAELRAAIGIDAE, from the coding sequence ATGCGTATCGCACCGTCGATCCTCGCGGCCGACTTCGCCGATCTGTCCGGCGCGGTCGAAGCAGTCGATTCAGTCGAACTGTTGCACTTAGACGTCATGGACGGCCACTTCGTGCCGAACATCTCCTTTGGGCCGCCGGTCATCGAATCGCTCCGGTCTCGGACGGACGTCTATTTCGACACCCACCTCATGATCGAACAGCCCGATCGCTACGTCGACGCGTTCGCGACGGCCGGTGCCGACAGGCTGACTGTCCACGCCGAAGCCTGTGAGGACACGGCGGCCGTCGTCGACCAGATCCACGACGCCGATCTGGACGCCGGCGTCGCGATCAATCCAGACACGCCGGTCGAGACGATCGAGCCCCTCCTTGACGACATCGACCTGGCGCTGGTGATGACCGTCCAACCCGGATTCGGGGGGCAGTCGTTCATGCACGAAACCGTCGAGAAAGTCGAGCGACTGGCCGCACTCAGCGACGTCGAGATCGAAGTCGACGGTGGCGTCGACAGCGAGACGGGGCCAGAATGTGCCACCGCGGGGGCCGATACTTTCGTCATCGGCTCGTCACTGTTCGGCCGCGAAGACGTCCCGGCAGCGCTGGCGGAACTGCGCGCGGCGATCGGCATCGACGCCGAGTGA
- a CDS encoding transcription factor S: MEFCDDCGSMMKTEGDRWVCGSCGAEKTRKQDTEDGMVTTQGQQEGEIVDLSESEEDARPSTDAHCPECGNDRAFWEMKQIRAADESETRFFTCTECDHKWREDDH; this comes from the coding sequence ATGGAATTTTGCGACGACTGCGGCTCGATGATGAAAACCGAGGGTGATCGGTGGGTCTGTGGCAGTTGCGGTGCCGAGAAGACCCGCAAACAGGACACGGAAGATGGCATGGTCACGACCCAAGGCCAGCAGGAAGGCGAAATTGTCGACCTCAGCGAGAGCGAAGAGGACGCCCGCCCCTCGACAGACGCCCACTGCCCGGAATGTGGCAACGATCGGGCGTTCTGGGAGATGAAACAGATCCGGGCCGCAGACGAGTCCGAAACCCGGTTTTTCACCTGCACCGAGTGCGACCACAAGTGGCGCGAAGACGACCATTGA
- a CDS encoding type IV pilin, producing the protein MDTMHGISSDEKRGVISVLGILLMLFGAIAGSFVIGMGDTQQRGTAPPQVQFEFESDETGAVTITHTGGDMVPRSEVEIQSPGSAGEWTTSGSDGEIAAGDEITVTGLERGDTVRIVWESPESDASAVLATYDVP; encoded by the coding sequence ATGGACACGATGCACGGGATCAGCTCTGATGAGAAGCGTGGCGTAATCTCGGTTCTGGGCATTCTGCTGATGCTGTTTGGCGCAATTGCCGGGTCGTTCGTCATCGGCATGGGTGACACCCAGCAGCGAGGGACAGCACCACCACAGGTACAGTTCGAGTTCGAATCGGACGAGACGGGAGCGGTGACGATCACTCACACGGGTGGTGATATGGTTCCCCGATCGGAAGTCGAAATACAGAGTCCCGGCAGTGCCGGTGAGTGGACGACCTCGGGATCCGACGGCGAGATCGCCGCCGGTGACGAGATCACTGTCACGGGGCTCGAACGTGGGGATACAGTCCGTATCGTCTGGGAATCGCCCGAAAGCGACGCGTCTGCCGTGCTCGCGACTTACGACGTTCCCTGA
- a CDS encoding dihydrofolate reductase — protein MDETSDKRGRDTQLVILAAVAENGVIGSDGEIPWYYPEDLAHFKETTMGKPVIMGRRTYESIAERLDGPLPGRTNIVLSRSGFVPDDTGPDEDTSVRIAADIDTAIDVAAETGSNVAYVAGGTTVYEQFLPVADRMLITEVPETPAGDAYFPEWEQEAWTVRDRRRTEELAFVTYERAAPEDLNQGTS, from the coding sequence GTGGACGAAACATCAGACAAGCGCGGACGCGATACTCAACTCGTCATCCTGGCCGCCGTCGCCGAGAACGGGGTCATCGGCAGTGACGGGGAGATCCCGTGGTACTACCCGGAGGACTTGGCCCACTTCAAGGAGACGACGATGGGCAAACCCGTGATCATGGGCCGGCGGACCTACGAGTCCATCGCCGAGCGACTAGACGGGCCACTTCCCGGACGGACGAATATCGTCCTCTCACGGTCCGGATTTGTGCCGGACGACACAGGCCCGGATGAAGATACGAGTGTCCGGATCGCCGCAGACATCGACACGGCGATCGACGTCGCGGCTGAAACCGGGTCGAATGTCGCCTACGTCGCCGGCGGAACGACAGTGTACGAGCAGTTCCTCCCGGTGGCTGACCGGATGCTCATCACCGAGGTCCCGGAGACGCCGGCGGGTGACGCGTATTTCCCCGAATGGGAACAGGAAGCCTGGACGGTCCGCGACCGGCGGCGGACCGAGGAACTAGCGTTCGTGACCTACGAGCGAGCGGCCCCAGAAGACCTGAATCAGGGAACGTCGTAA
- the thyA gene encoding thymidylate synthase, translating to MQQYLDLVEHVLTEGTYKPNRTGVDTLSAFGYSYEVDLQEGYPLLTTKQMDGFRWNSMLHEVLWYLSGEEHIRNLREETGIWNDWADEDGHLDTAYGRFWRRYPIPEGDDRLPGESWPDDSHRWVTDEGTFDQLQYVMDQLQENPQSRRLVVNAWHPANAAVSTLPPCHYTFVFNVQGDQLNVHLTQRSGDVALGIPFNIAAYALLAHVVADRTGFEVGRFSHTVVDAHIYCGGGERGQWYRDNRTELRERVQAVEDRSEYGAVKDWIEAEAPPEPGAEHADHVPNLLEQLTREPRERPTIDVAKKPLPDLEFEDIQLRGYESAPGLEFAVAE from the coding sequence ATGCAGCAGTATCTCGATCTCGTCGAACACGTTTTGACGGAGGGGACGTACAAGCCCAACCGGACCGGTGTGGACACGCTCTCGGCCTTTGGATACAGCTACGAAGTCGACCTCCAGGAGGGCTATCCCCTGCTCACGACCAAGCAGATGGACGGCTTTCGCTGGAACTCGATGCTCCACGAGGTGCTGTGGTACCTTTCGGGCGAAGAACACATTCGCAATCTCCGCGAGGAGACGGGAATCTGGAACGACTGGGCCGACGAGGACGGCCACCTCGATACAGCCTACGGGCGCTTCTGGCGACGGTACCCCATTCCCGAGGGCGATGACCGACTCCCCGGCGAGTCTTGGCCCGACGACAGCCACCGCTGGGTCACCGACGAGGGAACCTTCGACCAGTTACAGTACGTCATGGACCAACTTCAGGAGAACCCCCAGTCCCGCCGGCTCGTCGTCAACGCCTGGCATCCCGCGAACGCGGCGGTGAGCACGCTTCCGCCGTGTCACTACACCTTCGTCTTCAACGTCCAGGGCGACCAGTTGAACGTCCATCTCACCCAGCGCTCGGGCGACGTGGCGCTGGGCATCCCGTTCAACATCGCCGCCTACGCGCTGCTGGCTCACGTCGTCGCCGATCGGACTGGCTTCGAGGTCGGCCGGTTCTCTCACACGGTCGTCGACGCCCACATCTACTGTGGCGGTGGCGAGCGCGGCCAGTGGTACCGGGACAACCGCACAGAACTGCGCGAGCGCGTCCAGGCGGTCGAAGACCGGAGCGAGTACGGTGCCGTCAAAGACTGGATCGAGGCGGAAGCGCCACCCGAACCCGGTGCGGAGCACGCCGATCACGTGCCAAACCTGCTGGAGCAACTGACTCGCGAGCCCCGCGAGCGGCCGACCATCGACGTCGCCAAAAAACCACTCCCGGACCTCGAATTCGAGGACATCCAGCTTCGGGGCTACGAGTCGGCACCGGGGCTCGAATTTGCTGTCGCGGAGTGA
- a CDS encoding bifunctional 2-polyprenyl-6-hydroxyphenol methylase/3-demethylubiquinol 3-O-methyltransferase UbiG — MPERLYTDHPELYDAIQSEWDYDRDVSFVTDVIDRFDVDGERLLEIGCGTGEHTRRFAAAGFDVTAIDKYDGMLKVAREKYEVDFRQETLPDLTVDGAFDAIVMIRGVVNHLVPDDLQPAIDAIETRLASDGILVFDNSPLPPDGNHPALDVGTTEHGDYARLSQHVACDGRLDWRSMTVTPDGEFFVDSRPMTPFEDATIAEALREAGLTVETVGGYGPEDDRTVFVCTRA, encoded by the coding sequence ATGCCCGAGCGATTGTACACCGATCACCCGGAACTGTACGACGCCATCCAGTCCGAGTGGGACTACGACAGGGACGTCTCCTTCGTCACTGACGTGATCGATCGCTTCGATGTCGACGGGGAGCGACTGCTGGAGATCGGCTGTGGGACCGGCGAGCACACGAGGCGGTTCGCCGCCGCGGGATTCGATGTGACGGCGATCGACAAGTACGACGGGATGCTCAAGGTCGCCCGGGAGAAATACGAGGTCGACTTCCGACAGGAAACACTCCCCGATCTCACCGTGGATGGCGCCTTCGACGCGATCGTCATGATCCGGGGCGTCGTCAATCACCTCGTTCCCGACGATCTCCAGCCCGCTATCGACGCCATCGAGACACGCCTCGCGTCCGATGGAATCCTCGTTTTCGACAATTCGCCGCTCCCACCCGACGGGAACCACCCGGCCCTCGATGTGGGGACGACAGAACACGGTGATTATGCACGCCTCTCACAGCACGTCGCCTGTGATGGGCGACTCGACTGGCGATCGATGACAGTGACGCCCGACGGCGAGTTTTTCGTCGATTCGCGCCCCATGACGCCGTTCGAGGACGCCACGATCGCCGAGGCCCTCCGCGAAGCGGGCCTCACCGTCGAAACCGTCGGTGGCTATGGCCCGGAAGACGACCGGACCGTGTTCGTCTGTACGCGAGCGTGA
- a CDS encoding methyltransferase domain-containing protein yields MSVLLVGEGREYLRERGETLETDLGVLEIPADAQPGDTLETHLGTAFDVRALRGPDLFEHFERTGAPMMPRDVGLIVGHTGVAGGDRVLDVGTGTGVLAGYMGRMGASVVTYEQDGEFAEVARENMALAGVSEAVDVRTGDGTEQLDELRDDAPFDVLTLDTGDAPELVEHAPDLLADGGFVAVYSPFVESSKAVVETAREVGLSEIETLETIQREMDFDSRGSRPSTAGVGHTGYLTFARLV; encoded by the coding sequence GTGAGCGTCCTGCTCGTCGGGGAGGGACGAGAGTACCTCCGCGAACGTGGCGAGACCTTAGAGACCGATCTGGGGGTGCTGGAAATCCCGGCGGACGCCCAGCCAGGAGACACCTTGGAGACCCATCTCGGCACCGCCTTCGACGTGCGGGCACTGCGCGGCCCGGATCTGTTCGAGCACTTCGAGCGGACCGGCGCGCCGATGATGCCCCGGGATGTGGGCCTGATTGTCGGCCACACCGGCGTCGCTGGCGGCGATCGTGTCCTCGACGTCGGCACGGGCACGGGCGTGCTCGCCGGATACATGGGCCGCATGGGCGCGTCGGTCGTTACCTACGAACAGGACGGCGAGTTTGCCGAGGTGGCCCGCGAGAACATGGCGCTGGCTGGGGTTAGCGAGGCCGTCGACGTGCGGACGGGCGATGGGACCGAACAGCTGGACGAACTCCGGGACGATGCCCCATTCGACGTGTTGACGCTCGATACGGGAGACGCCCCGGAACTTGTCGAGCATGCCCCAGACCTGTTGGCCGACGGCGGTTTCGTGGCGGTCTATTCGCCGTTCGTCGAGAGCTCTAAGGCAGTCGTCGAGACAGCTCGCGAGGTCGGGCTGTCAGAAATCGAGACCTTGGAGACGATCCAGCGAGAGATGGACTTCGATTCGCGTGGGTCGCGACCGTCGACGGCCGGCGTCGGGCATACGGGGTATCTGACGTTCGCGCGACTGGTTTGA
- a CDS encoding nascent polypeptide-associated complex protein has product MFGGGGGGLNPQKMKQMMEQMGIDMEDIDAEEVIIKTPDGDLVFDDAEVQLMEAQGQKTYQIVGEPERRDGGASEDADTAADDAEAGIPQADVDIVVQRAGVDEATARQALEEADGDLAAAVANLE; this is encoded by the coding sequence ATGTTTGGAGGAGGCGGCGGCGGTCTGAATCCGCAGAAGATGAAGCAGATGATGGAACAGATGGGAATCGACATGGAAGACATCGATGCCGAGGAGGTCATCATCAAAACGCCCGACGGCGATCTTGTCTTCGACGACGCCGAGGTCCAACTGATGGAGGCACAAGGCCAGAAGACCTACCAGATCGTCGGCGAACCCGAGCGCCGTGACGGTGGCGCGAGCGAGGACGCCGACACGGCAGCCGACGACGCTGAGGCAGGGATCCCGCAGGCTGACGTCGATATCGTCGTCCAGCGAGCCGGCGTCGACGAAGCGACGGCCCGCCAAGCCCTCGAAGAAGCTGACGGCGACCTCGCGGCAGCGGTCGCCAACCTCGAGTGA
- a CDS encoding PUA domain-containing protein — protein sequence MTEWRRLSRIAEYQFGSGAGEALFADREALSVSRSKSGRPRQIHGPDGRLVTLGLDGRFTLGYAGGQRLTAALAEPRNRVVVGEESDPYVRDGRNAFAKFVTDADPSIREDDEVLVVRADDQLLAVGRAELPATAMADFETGMAVAVRDGADD from the coding sequence ATGACCGAATGGCGTCGCCTCTCGCGGATCGCCGAGTATCAGTTCGGCAGCGGTGCCGGTGAAGCACTGTTTGCCGATCGGGAAGCGCTGTCTGTCTCCCGGTCGAAATCGGGCCGGCCACGCCAAATTCATGGCCCCGACGGACGGCTCGTCACCCTGGGTCTCGATGGCCGGTTCACGCTTGGCTACGCTGGGGGGCAGCGACTCACGGCCGCGCTTGCCGAGCCACGCAATCGCGTCGTCGTCGGCGAGGAGAGCGATCCGTACGTCCGTGATGGTCGCAATGCCTTCGCGAAGTTCGTCACTGACGCGGACCCGTCGATCCGCGAGGACGACGAGGTACTCGTCGTCCGGGCGGACGATCAGTTGCTCGCGGTCGGGCGAGCGGAACTGCCGGCAACGGCGATGGCGGACTTCGAGACCGGGATGGCTGTCGCCGTCCGGGACGGGGCCGACGACTGA
- a CDS encoding NYN domain-containing protein, with amino-acid sequence MTDIHPDQRVGVLADSQNLYHTAQSLYSQNIDYESLLSAAVADRRLTRAIAYVIRANADDEQRFFEALIDIGFETKIKDLKTFADGSKKADWDVGMSLDAVSLAPHVDTLVLCTGDGDFSRLVSHVRHEGVKVEVFAFGESTSEELIDRAESFTDLSEDTDRFLL; translated from the coding sequence ATGACCGATATCCATCCCGACCAGCGGGTCGGCGTACTGGCGGATTCCCAGAATCTCTATCACACGGCTCAGAGCCTGTACTCCCAGAACATCGATTACGAATCGCTCCTCTCGGCAGCGGTCGCAGACCGGCGGCTGACGCGAGCGATCGCGTACGTCATTCGGGCCAACGCCGACGACGAACAGCGGTTCTTCGAAGCACTGATCGACATCGGCTTCGAGACGAAGATCAAGGATCTCAAAACGTTCGCGGACGGCTCGAAGAAGGCCGATTGGGACGTCGGAATGAGTCTCGACGCGGTGTCGCTGGCCCCGCACGTCGATACACTCGTTCTCTGTACCGGGGACGGTGACTTCTCGCGGCTGGTCTCACACGTCAGACACGAGGGCGTCAAAGTGGAAGTGTTCGCATTCGGCGAATCGACTTCCGAGGAGTTGATCGACCGTGCGGAGTCGTTCACCGACCTCAGCGAGGACACGGATCGGTTCCTGCTGTGA
- a CDS encoding DUF5786 family protein has protein sequence MSMGSYDDEEHERRERKNSSVDASFDDDRTVYHGSVEYETDDSTEELLETYKEIQSD, from the coding sequence ATGTCGATGGGCTCTTACGACGATGAGGAACACGAGCGCCGTGAGCGAAAGAACAGTTCGGTCGATGCCAGTTTCGACGACGACCGGACTGTCTACCACGGGAGCGTCGAGTACGAGACCGATGACTCGACGGAAGAGCTCCTCGAGACGTACAAGGAGATCCAGTCCGACTGA
- a CDS encoding YkgJ family cysteine cluster protein, with translation MEVDCEGCAGCCIDWRPLADGALEHERRGPYEPLDDAYNLVSLRREEIRRFVEGGQGDALTPRLWTGDGDSVTVGGVELAAIDRRPTFLIGLRHVPKPVGPFGAEPTWLSTCVFLDPDSLQCRIHDAESYPETCQTYPGSNLLLGAETECERVEREHGGHRLLDTEAPPDAEPMLGPGAVGTRVFAHPEPDRIEAAVARIRDGEATARDRAEFVAVAAAASPGTVEIEESYYERTRERIQTTDSWVGGAIDDWQRRARTETADPALAESIEAPRGAPQPAGWEGTTE, from the coding sequence ATGGAGGTCGACTGCGAGGGGTGTGCCGGCTGTTGTATCGATTGGCGCCCACTCGCCGATGGGGCGCTCGAACACGAACGTCGCGGGCCGTACGAGCCACTCGACGACGCCTACAACCTGGTCTCGCTCCGTCGCGAGGAAATCCGGCGGTTCGTCGAGGGAGGGCAAGGAGACGCGTTGACGCCGCGCTTGTGGACGGGAGACGGCGATAGCGTCACTGTCGGCGGCGTCGAGCTGGCCGCGATCGACAGACGACCGACGTTCTTGATCGGGCTTCGACACGTCCCCAAGCCGGTCGGGCCGTTCGGAGCGGAGCCGACCTGGCTGTCGACGTGTGTATTCCTCGATCCCGACTCCCTCCAGTGTCGGATCCACGACGCCGAAAGCTATCCCGAGACGTGCCAGACGTATCCCGGGTCGAATCTGCTGCTTGGGGCCGAAACCGAGTGCGAGCGGGTCGAACGCGAACACGGCGGCCATCGGTTACTGGACACCGAAGCACCGCCGGACGCCGAGCCGATGTTGGGACCGGGAGCGGTAGGGACCCGCGTGTTCGCTCACCCGGAGCCGGACCGCATCGAGGCAGCCGTGGCTCGGATCCGTGACGGCGAAGCGACGGCCCGAGATCGGGCCGAGTTCGTGGCTGTCGCCGCGGCGGCGAGTCCGGGGACTGTCGAAATCGAGGAAAGCTATTACGAACGGACGCGTGAGCGGATCCAGACCACCGACTCCTGGGTTGGAGGCGCCATCGACGACTGGCAACGACGGGCACGTACCGAGACGGCCGATCCGGCTCTGGCCGAATCGATCGAAGCGCCACGTGGAGCACCGCAGCCGGCTGGCTGGGAAGGGACTACCGAATGA
- a CDS encoding helicase C-terminal domain-containing protein, giving the protein MDPSRIVDAFPAPEYRGNQAAALDRIRDAFDSGKDVVLVRAPTGSGKSLLARAIAGCARPGSQASATEAIGAYYTTPQVSQLDDVAADSLLSDLAIVRGKSNYKCILPGETDTPVNGAPCVREREFNCEVKHRCPYFSDREIAANQSIAAMTLAYFMQTAGSDVFGTRDVVVIDEAHGLGEWAEMYASIELSPDTVPVFDERPPPAIDDLDTAADYAAGLARTCDRRLTDLRSQAELDPDEAQERDRLTELQSDLSWFREEYRDPESPTTWVLDQPDGEGTRVTIKPLNPERYLTHTVWDRGNKFALLSATILNKEAFCASVGLDPDRVALVSLDHTFPVENRPLFDVTQGKMTYEHRETTTPMVAETLLALMGRHPKEKGLVHCHSYAIQNELADHLDSLGVDRRVRSHDSEDRDGQLAAWKRSDDPEVFLSVKMEEALDLEGDLCRWQLLCKAPYPNTRDSRVARRLEDGAWAWYYRTALRTVIQACGRIIRAPDDHGATYLADSSLLDLFERARSDMPGWFQEQVDRMGHPTLPDPDPDAALSGLGVNGSSGGGGRSGSSGSRRSRRNSRSGSNPVADVWDTE; this is encoded by the coding sequence GTGGATCCGTCTCGCATCGTCGATGCGTTCCCTGCTCCCGAATACCGGGGTAATCAGGCCGCTGCGCTCGATCGTATTCGCGACGCCTTCGACAGCGGCAAGGATGTCGTCCTCGTTCGCGCGCCCACCGGCAGCGGCAAGTCGCTACTTGCCCGCGCGATCGCTGGCTGTGCCCGGCCGGGCAGCCAAGCCAGCGCAACTGAGGCGATCGGTGCCTACTACACGACCCCGCAGGTGTCTCAACTAGACGACGTTGCCGCCGATTCGCTGCTCTCGGATCTGGCGATCGTTCGTGGCAAGTCAAACTACAAGTGCATCCTGCCGGGTGAGACCGACACACCCGTCAACGGTGCGCCGTGCGTCCGCGAGCGGGAGTTCAACTGCGAGGTCAAACACCGGTGTCCGTACTTCTCGGACCGAGAGATCGCTGCCAATCAGTCGATCGCGGCGATGACCCTCGCGTATTTCATGCAGACGGCCGGCTCGGATGTCTTTGGCACGCGTGATGTCGTCGTCATCGACGAGGCCCACGGCCTGGGTGAGTGGGCCGAAATGTACGCCAGTATCGAGTTGTCGCCCGACACAGTGCCGGTGTTCGACGAGCGACCGCCGCCGGCGATCGACGATCTCGACACGGCAGCCGACTACGCTGCGGGCCTGGCCCGGACGTGTGATCGACGCCTGACTGACCTCCGCTCACAGGCCGAACTCGATCCCGACGAGGCCCAGGAACGCGATCGACTCACGGAGCTGCAGTCGGATCTGTCGTGGTTTCGCGAGGAGTATCGCGACCCTGAGAGTCCGACCACCTGGGTCCTCGATCAGCCGGACGGTGAGGGAACTCGCGTCACGATCAAGCCCCTCAATCCGGAGCGGTACCTGACTCACACCGTCTGGGACCGCGGGAACAAGTTTGCGCTGCTTTCGGCGACGATCCTGAACAAGGAGGCCTTCTGTGCCAGTGTCGGCTTAGATCCCGACCGCGTGGCGCTGGTCTCGCTCGATCACACGTTCCCGGTCGAGAACCGTCCGTTGTTCGACGTCACGCAGGGCAAGATGACCTACGAGCACCGCGAGACGACGACTCCGATGGTCGCCGAGACCCTCCTCGCCCTCATGGGGCGCCACCCCAAGGAGAAGGGCCTCGTCCACTGTCACTCCTATGCGATCCAAAACGAGCTGGCCGACCACCTCGACTCTCTCGGCGTGGACCGACGGGTGCGCAGCCACGACAGCGAGGACCGGGACGGCCAACTCGCTGCCTGGAAGCGTAGCGACGACCCCGAAGTGTTCCTCTCGGTGAAAATGGAGGAAGCGCTGGATCTCGAAGGCGATCTCTGCCGGTGGCAACTACTCTGTAAAGCGCCGTATCCGAACACGCGTGATTCTCGCGTCGCCCGCCGACTCGAAGACGGGGCCTGGGCCTGGTACTACCGGACCGCTCTCCGGACGGTGATCCAAGCTTGCGGACGGATCATCCGTGCCCCCGACGATCATGGGGCGACGTACCTGGCGGACTCGAGTCTGCTGGATCTCTTCGAGCGCGCTCGCAGCGACATGCCCGGCTGGTTCCAAGAGCAGGTCGACCGCATGGGACATCCCACTCTGCCAGACCCCGATCCCGACGCGGCACTGTCTGGCCTGGGCGTCAACGGTTCGAGTGGTGGGGGCGGCCGATCGGGTTCGAGCGGGTCCCGCCGCTCGCGACGCAATTCCCGGTCGGGATCGAACCCTGTCGCGGACGTCTGGGACACCGAGTGA
- a CDS encoding purine-nucleoside phosphorylase — translation MTTPDDYLREQLAENDLSTPDTAMVLGSGLGGMTAEMDIALSIPYEEVPTLEASTVEGHVGRFVVGTVGDVDVLAMDGRVHYYESGDMAPIVAPIQTLGELGCERLVITNAAGGVNADFEPGDIMLIEDHLNMMGTNPLLGRAGLGDGPMFPDMTNAYSPDLLAEARDLADESDLTIYDGGVYAGMMGPSYETPAEIEMLDTLGADAVGMSTVPETIVANQVGMDVVGMSTITNYAAGVVGDPLSHEEVVETIDEIEDNLRTYVATLLERIDE, via the coding sequence ATGACGACACCCGACGACTACCTCCGAGAACAGCTTGCGGAAAACGACCTCTCGACCCCCGACACTGCGATGGTGCTCGGGTCCGGGCTCGGCGGTATGACCGCAGAGATGGATATCGCGCTGTCGATCCCCTACGAGGAAGTCCCGACGCTCGAAGCTTCGACCGTCGAAGGCCACGTGGGCCGGTTCGTCGTCGGGACGGTTGGCGACGTCGACGTTCTGGCGATGGACGGCCGCGTCCACTATTATGAGTCCGGTGACATGGCACCGATCGTGGCCCCGATCCAGACGCTCGGTGAACTCGGCTGTGAACGGCTCGTCATCACGAACGCCGCCGGCGGGGTCAACGCTGACTTCGAGCCCGGCGACATCATGCTCATCGAGGATCATCTCAACATGATGGGGACCAACCCACTGCTCGGCCGGGCGGGACTGGGCGACGGACCGATGTTCCCGGACATGACCAACGCCTACAGCCCGGACCTGCTCGCGGAGGCTCGGGACCTGGCTGATGAATCCGACTTGACCATCTACGACGGTGGCGTCTATGCGGGCATGATGGGGCCGAGCTACGAGACGCCGGCCGAGATCGAGATGCTCGACACCCTCGGTGCGGACGCCGTCGGCATGTCGACGGTGCCCGAGACGATCGTCGCCAATCAGGTGGGGATGGACGTCGTTGGGATGTCCACCATCACGAACTACGCCGCCGGGGTCGTCGGCGACCCGCTCTCCCACGAGGAAGTCGTCGAAACGATCGACGAAATCGAGGACAACCTCCGGACGTACGTCGCGACGCTGCTAGAGCGAATCGACGAGTAA